GGTTCCCGAGTGGTCAAAGGGAGCAGACTGTAAATCTGTTGCCGGACGGCTTCGTAGGTTCGAATCCTACCCTCGCCAAATTGCGGGAGTAGCTCAGCTGGTAGAGCATCGGCCTTCCAAGCCGACTGTCGCGGGTTCGATTCCCGTCTCCCGCTGATAGTTATGCCCCTGTAGCTCAGGAGGTAGAGCGCATCCTTGGTAAGGATGAGGTCACCGGTTCAACCCCGGTCGGGGGCTTAATTTTAAAAATTATTTACTAAATAAACAAATAAATAAAGGAGCGTAAATAATGGCTAAGGAGAAGTTTGAGCGGACGAAACCTCATTTAAATATCGGGACCATAGGTCATGTAGATCATGGTAAGAGTACATTGACCAGTGCGATAACACGGGCTTTATCCAAGAAGGGATTGGCGGAGTTTGTGTTATTTGACAGTATAGACAAAGCTCCCGAGGAGAAGGCCCGGGGAATAACTATCAATTTAGCCCATATAGAATACGAGACGGAGAACCGGCATTATGCCCATGTAGATTGTCCTGGACATGCGGACTACATTAAGAACATGATCACCGGAGCGGCTCAGATGGATGGAGCGATATTGGTAGTGAGTGCGGCGGAAGGACCCAAGCCGCAGACCCGTGAGCACATATTATTAGCCCGTCAGGTAAATGTTCCGTCCATTGTGGTGTACTTGAACAAAGTGGATCAGATGGAAGGAGAAGAGGAGTTAGTGGACTTGGTGGAGATGGAAGTTAGGGAATTATTGAGCGAGTATGAATTTCCCGGAGACGACATTCCTGTAATCAGGGGCAGTGCATTGAAGGCGTTGGAGTGCAAGGATGATGAATGCGAGGAATCCTGGAAGTCAATATATGAGTTATTGGATGCAGTAGATGCCTATATTCCCACACCGGAGAGGGACAAGGACAAGCCGTTTTTGATGAGTGTGGAGGACATATTCAGTATAACAGGGCGGGGAACAGTAGCCACAGGTAGAGTGGAGCGTGGAGTAATCAAGCCTCAGAATGAAGTAGAGATAGTGGGATTTGGAGAGACCCGCAAGACGGTGGCGACCAGTTTGGAGATGTTCAGGAAGATATTGGATTATGCGGAGGCAGGGGACAATGTGGGAGTGTTGTTGAGAGGAATAGGTAAGGATGAGGTAGAGCGTGGTCAGGTATTGGCAGCCCCTGGGAGTATAACTCCCCACAAGCGTTTCAAGGCGGAAGTATACATATTGAAGAAAGAAGAAGGGGGTAGACATAAGCCCTTTGTCAAGGGATACCGTCCCCAGTATTATTTCCGGACCACTGATGTGACCGGAGAGATTGCCTCGCTGCCGGAAGGAGTGGAGGTAGTGATGCCGGGAGATAATGTAAACATGGAAGTGAGTTTGATTACCACTGTGGCTATGGAGAAAGGTTTACGGTTTGCCATCCGGGAGGGCGGAAGAACTGTAGGCGCTGGTGTGGTCACTGAAATTATTGA
This sequence is a window from Methanoculleus sp. SDB. Protein-coding genes within it:
- the tuf gene encoding elongation factor Tu (EF-Tu; promotes GTP-dependent binding of aminoacyl-tRNA to the A-site of ribosomes during protein biosynthesis; when the tRNA anticodon matches the mRNA codon, GTP hydrolysis results; the inactive EF-Tu-GDP leaves the ribosome and release of GDP is promoted by elongation factor Ts; many prokaryotes have two copies of the gene encoding EF-Tu), encoding MAKEKFERTKPHLNIGTIGHVDHGKSTLTSAITRALSKKGLAEFVLFDSIDKAPEEKARGITINLAHIEYETENRHYAHVDCPGHADYIKNMITGAAQMDGAILVVSAAEGPKPQTREHILLARQVNVPSIVVYLNKVDQMEGEEELVDLVEMEVRELLSEYEFPGDDIPVIRGSALKALECKDDECEESWKSIYELLDAVDAYIPTPERDKDKPFLMSVEDIFSITGRGTVATGRVERGVIKPQNEVEIVGFGETRKTVATSLEMFRKILDYAEAGDNVGVLLRGIGKDEVERGQVLAAPGSITPHKRFKAEVYILKKEEGGRHKPFVKGYRPQYYFRTTDVTGEIASLPEGVEVVMPGDNVNMEVSLITTVAMEKGLRFAIREGGRTVGAGVVTEII